A stretch of the uncultured Bacteroides sp. genome encodes the following:
- the rpsU gene encoding 30S ribosomal protein S21 has product MIVVPVKEGENIEKALKKFKRKFEKTGVVKELRSRQQFDKPSVTKRFKKERAVYVQKLQQVEE; this is encoded by the coding sequence ATGATAGTAGTACCTGTAAAAGAAGGCGAAAACATTGAAAAAGCGCTAAAGAAATTCAAAAGAAAATTTGAAAAAACCGGAGTAGTTAAAGAATTAAGAAGCAGACAACAGTTTGACAAACCATCTGTAACTAAAAGGTTTAAGAAAGAACGCGCTGTGTATGTTCAAAAACTTCAGCAAGTAGAAGAATAA
- the raiA gene encoding ribosome-associated translation inhibitor RaiA: MEIRIQSIHFDASEQLEAFIQKKVMKLERLFDDIKTVEVSLKVVKPEAAKNKEAGIKIIIPNNEFYADKTNDTFEESIDEALDALSKQLLKYKEKQHSK; this comes from the coding sequence ATGGAAATCAGAATTCAATCAATTCACTTCGATGCTTCAGAACAATTAGAAGCTTTCATCCAAAAGAAAGTTATGAAGCTAGAGAGACTTTTCGATGATATAAAAACAGTGGAGGTGTCATTAAAAGTTGTAAAACCTGAAGCAGCTAAAAACAAGGAAGCCGGAATAAAGATTATTATTCCAAACAACGAATTTTATGCAGACAAAACCAACGATACATTTGAAGAATCTATTGACGAAGCATTAGATGCATTATCAAAACAATTGTTGAAGTACAAGGAAAAGCAACATAGCAAATAA
- a CDS encoding tyrosine-type recombinase/integrase, translating to MLIDSFLNYLQFEKNYSQKTINSYRIDLIQLERYIKDCSEELTLTNVDADIIRQWIIYLMDKGYTASSVNRKLSSLRSFYMFLLIKKEISTDPIRKVVGPKKKKPLPIFLKETDINKILDETEFKEGFIGVRDRMIIEMFYATGIRLSELIGLNDVDIDFNNSLIKITGKRNKQRLIPFGNELKKSMSEYLGIRNETITALPTSFFVKENGERLYSALVERLVKRQLSKVVTLKKKSPHVLRHTFATAMLNNEANLNAIKELLGHASLAATEVYTHTTFEELKNIYKLAHPRA from the coding sequence ATGCTAATTGACTCTTTTCTGAACTATCTGCAATTTGAAAAGAACTATTCACAAAAAACTATCAATAGTTATAGAATAGATTTAATTCAACTTGAAAGATATATAAAAGACTGTAGCGAAGAGTTAACACTGACGAATGTTGACGCTGATATTATCCGCCAATGGATTATTTATCTAATGGATAAAGGATATACAGCATCTTCAGTAAATCGGAAATTAAGTTCATTAAGATCTTTTTATATGTTTCTCTTAATAAAAAAGGAGATTTCTACAGATCCAATCCGAAAGGTCGTTGGTCCTAAAAAGAAAAAGCCACTCCCTATATTCTTAAAAGAAACAGATATAAACAAAATTCTTGATGAAACAGAATTTAAAGAAGGGTTTATAGGCGTAAGAGACCGAATGATTATTGAGATGTTTTATGCTACAGGCATCAGACTTTCAGAATTAATCGGACTTAACGACGTAGACATTGACTTTAACAATTCTCTCATAAAAATTACAGGAAAAAGGAATAAACAAAGACTAATCCCGTTCGGCAACGAATTAAAAAAGTCTATGTCAGAATACCTTGGCATAAGAAATGAGACAATAACTGCATTGCCTACTTCCTTTTTTGTAAAAGAAAACGGAGAAAGACTTTACAGCGCATTAGTTGAAAGGTTAGTAAAACGGCAATTATCAAAAGTTGTAACGCTAAAAAAGAAAAGTCCTCACGTATTGAGACACACATTCGCAACAGCGATGTTGAACAACGAAGCAAATCTTAATGCTATAAAGGAACTACTTGGACATGCCAGCCTTGCTGCAACAGAAGTCTACACGCACACAACATTTGAAGAATTAAAGAATATCTATAAACTAGCTCATCCAAGAGCATAA